The genomic stretch CAAATGGAGTAGTAACTCGTTCTTGGAGAGCCATAAAAAATGACGCTGGTGTCCTTATGATGATGCTAGGACCACACGATATTGTGTTGATGGTTGTAATCTCTTAGAATATGTTTGTGTTGATGGTCGTTTTAAGTGTTTCATGTGTGGTTGTTTTATTTGTAGCGGTCTTTATTTCGATGTCATTGAATGTTGTATTGGTAATGTGAAATGTTGTTTTAGTTATGTTTAATGTGAAATGTTGTTTTAGTTATGTTTAATGTGAAATGTTGTTTTAGTCATTGATGGTTGcaaactcaattaaaaaacatTATATTACATTCATAAAGCTAGTTTTAGTAAACATTAAATAAAGCTAGTTGAAGTAAACATTAAATAAAGCCAGTTGAAGTAAACATTAAGGAGGCCTATTGGACGGGCCTGATACATTTGGACATTTACTTCGGATATGGCAAACTTCACGGCATATCCCACacattctcttttccttttccacGTCGTCCATTTCGGTTCGAATCCGAGTACTGTTAGGGCGGCCTCTTTTTTTCCTACGCATAGTTTCGTCATGACAAAGAGTAGGCCCTCTATATTGAGGCCAATTGTCTTGATGTGGGAGGATCTGGAAGCTTTGTTGGTAGACTTTAAAAACATGTTGTATCTTGAACACGTCGGGTATGTGAATGGTGTAGTCTTGGCGTATACTTTCACATGCTGCAATCACATGTGAGCAAGGCAAATGGAACGCTTGAAATTTTCCACAATCACATGTTCGCTTTCGTAGATCAACACCGTAAGTACCAGTTGGACGACCATCGTTGCGGTTTATTCTTTCGGCCACCATAAAATAGAACCTCTCCCGGTCAAACTGGTAAACATTATGACTGCTTGCTTTGTTGACCTCTTCAGTCATCCCCTTGATACACTTGTCTGTAAAAGTCTGGCCTGATGTCAACCTCTTTGTCCATTCATGTCCGCGTTGACCAAATAATGCTCCCATCCGAAAATATGTGGCCGAAAACAAAGACGCTATTGGAAGATTTCTGGTAGCCTTTAGCACAGAGTTCATTGCTTCTGCAAGGTTAGTCGTCATGTGTCCCCATCGTTGCCCTCTATCAAACGCCCTTGCCCACTTCTCCCTGGGGatattttcaatccactccatagCATCTCTATTTGTCTGACGAATTTCGGTTCTATAGTAATTGTACGTTGACTCCGTCAATGCATATCCTGTCACAAATAATAAACATGTTAAGAAACCGACAAAGTGAATTTGAAAAATTTACTTCATAAATATCAACCAGACTATTACCCATGTTGACGAGTTTTTTACGTAGTTCTTTGTCTCTAATCGCACGCATAAAATTTTGCGCGATATGCCTTATGCAATAGACATGTGATGACGGAGGATTTTGCCATCCATTTGCAGGATCATCGTAGGCACCTTTAATCGATGGATGTCTGTCTGATATTAGGCATAGATTGGGTTGGGGTGTCACATGGATTCTTAGATTACGAAGGAAAAAACTCCAAGCATCCTTGGTTTCACCCTCGACAATAGCGAAAGCAATTGTAAAAATGTTACCATTCCCATTCTGCGCCACAGCCATCAACAATGTCCCTTTGTACCTTCCATACAACCATGTTCCGTCGACTTGAACAATTGGCTTGCAATAggcaaaaccatggatgcaaggtTGAAAAGCCCAAAATAGACGATGGAATATCATCTTATCACCCAACTGACTTCCTTCGTTTGAAAATGCAGGTAAAGTTTCCAAGTCTATTATCATTCCAGGCAGATATGTTTTCATTACCAATAACCATTGTGGAAGGTCATTGTAAGATGTCTCTCAGTTTCCATACAAGGATTCTATGGCCTTTACCTTTGCAATCCACGCTTTCCTGTAAGATATATTATAACCATACTTTCCTGTTATATGAGAAATTATGAGCTTTACCTTAATTGAGGGGTCGGTGTTAACCAAATCTCTGATGCAGTGAGAGACAATATCTGATGTAAGTTGTCTATGATCTTGCGACATTGAAGTGGTTGTGCAGACATGTGGTCCACTCAACTTACCTATCATCCACTTAGAATTCTTCTTGCGAACGGATGCTCTACATTTGAATTTGCAAGTTGGATTTTTGCATTTGATGACATATCTTTTCGTGTCAGATTTGTATACCCAATAATCAAGATTATTGGTGATATGCCAATGTTGAATAGCAGCAACGCACTCCTCCTTGTCTTCAAACTCCATTCCCTCATATAAATCAACATCACTATAGTTTGTTATGTGGGAACCAAAAATTGATTCAGACGGTGCCTCTTCTAAACAAATATTTCGCATGTGATCCGGTGGGGCGTACATGCTAATCGGTCGTGCAAGTGTAGGCTGCGACGGCTCAACATCATCAGGTTCATTGTCATCACC from Vicia villosa cultivar HV-30 ecotype Madison, WI linkage group LG4, Vvil1.0, whole genome shotgun sequence encodes the following:
- the LOC131598211 gene encoding uncharacterized protein LOC131598211 is translated as MKTYLPGMIIDLETLPAFSNEGSQLGDKMIFHRLFWAFQPCIHGFAYCKPIVQVDGTWLYGRYKGTLLMAVAQNGNGNIFTIAFAIVEGETKDAWSFFLRNLRIHVTPQPNLCLISDRHPSIKGAYDDPANGWQNPPSSHVYCIRHIAQNFMRAIRDKELRKKLVNMGYALTESTYNYYRTEIRQTNRDAMEWIENIPREKWARAFDRGQRWGHMTTNLAEAMNSVLKATRNLPIASLFSATYFRMGALFGQRGHEWTKRLTSGQTFTDKCIKGMTEEVNKASSHNVYQFDRERFYFMVAERINRNDGRPTGTYGVDLRKRTCDCGKFQAFHLPCSHVIAACESIRQDYTIHIPDVFKIQHVFKVYQQSFQILPHQDNWPQYRGPTLCHDETMRRKKRGRPNSTRIRTEMDDVEKEKRMCGICREVCHIRSKCPNVSGPSNRPP
- the LOC131598212 gene encoding uncharacterized protein LOC131598212 is translated as MAQRNIICSVHYNGVISNDLTNGFSFSNTETKRFKVHCRADFKHLKERIETKLQLPVSEIIYRLPLFNGESGIIFYVMKPIEDDDGVKVMFECHNSFAPLDDMELYVHIVSPPINQSQESHSHQYGLSQPTDEEPTQNNEPFIPDEQVDEYSEDEIQEVQYEDLFGDDNEPDDVEPSQPTLARPISMYAPPDHMRNICLEEAPSESIFGSHITNYSDVDLYEGMEFEDKEECVAAIQHWHITNNLDYWVYKSDTKRYVIKCKNPTCKFKCRASVRKKNSKWMIGKLSGPHVCTTTSMSQDHRQLTSDIVSHCIRDLVNTDPSIKVKLIISHITGKYGYNISYRKAWIAKVKAIESLYGN